Proteins encoded by one window of Acidobacteriota bacterium:
- a CDS encoding VapC toxin family PIN domain ribonuclease, whose product MIGLDTNILVRYLTQDDPIQSPKATEIIERRLTEPRPGFVSIVAMVEIVWVLHRAYGLAAPDIAAAVERMLQVEVLVIEKEQEVFAAMVALKQGQGSFADALIAELGASAGCVHTLTFDHKAARLPAFKLP is encoded by the coding sequence ATGATCGGTCTCGATACCAACATCCTTGTCCGCTACCTCACTCAGGACGACCCGATTCAATCGCCAAAAGCAACGGAAATCATCGAACGCCGGCTAACGGAACCGAGGCCTGGCTTTGTAAGCATAGTGGCGATGGTCGAAATTGTATGGGTTTTGCATCGCGCCTATGGCCTGGCTGCTCCGGACATCGCCGCTGCAGTCGAGCGCATGCTTCAGGTTGAAGTCCTGGTTATCGAGAAGGAGCAGGAGGTTTTCGCGGCGATGGTCGCGCTTAAGCAGGGTCAGGGCTCATTCGCCGATGCTCTAATCGCGGAACTTGGCGCCAGCGCGGGCTGCGTGCATACCCTTACGTTTGACCACAAGGCTGCCCGGCTTCCTGCTTTCAAACTTCCATAA